A single genomic interval of Arthrobacter sp. NicSoilB8 harbors:
- a CDS encoding phage tail sheath subtilisin-like domain-containing protein, with amino-acid sequence MPNYLSPGVYVNEVGAGTRPIEGVGTAVAAFVGLAAKGPDNEPTLVSNWTQFSETFGDFVPGSYLAHAVYGYFLNGGGNCYVVRIGADGAREDKPKQQPKAVTASPTAELGGYRLTAKSSAANPKPVSVEIADPGGENPSEDQFKIVITVEGKPPEVWDNVTTKRGTNNVATKISAESKIVTIEEIATGGALVKPDKGTIQLVAPEPEPEPPTADKLNVDDYVGDAADRTGFSGLEAVDEVTMVAVPDLLAAYEQGAIDLETVKAVQLAVIAHCELMGDRIAIIDPPPNLNAQQIKNWRMDGGGYDSKFAALYWPWVKAFDPSTGTNRFIPPSGHMAGVWARNDDTRGVHKAPANEVIRGVTSLQTQITKTEQELLNPIGVNCIRTFPGRGIRVWGARTMSSDAEWRYLNVRRLFNYLEESILQGTQWAVFEPNDPALWARIRRTVSAFLTNEWRKGALFGLTPEQAFFVKCDEETNPAEGIDAGQVVCQIGVAPVKPAEFVIFQLSQFSGGTSLVSE; translated from the coding sequence ATGCCGAACTATCTTTCGCCAGGTGTGTACGTCAACGAGGTCGGAGCGGGCACTCGTCCAATCGAGGGAGTAGGCACGGCAGTTGCTGCATTCGTCGGGCTTGCCGCCAAGGGGCCTGACAATGAACCAACCCTTGTGTCCAACTGGACCCAGTTCTCCGAAACCTTCGGAGACTTCGTTCCGGGCTCGTATCTTGCCCACGCCGTCTACGGCTACTTCCTCAACGGCGGAGGGAACTGCTACGTGGTCCGGATCGGCGCCGACGGAGCACGGGAGGACAAACCGAAGCAGCAGCCGAAAGCTGTGACGGCGTCCCCGACGGCCGAGCTCGGCGGGTACCGCCTGACGGCCAAATCCAGTGCGGCCAACCCGAAGCCCGTCAGCGTGGAAATCGCAGACCCGGGGGGTGAGAATCCGTCAGAGGACCAGTTCAAGATCGTCATCACGGTGGAGGGCAAGCCGCCCGAGGTCTGGGACAACGTCACCACCAAACGTGGCACTAACAACGTCGCCACCAAGATCAGCGCCGAGTCGAAGATCGTCACCATCGAGGAGATAGCTACAGGCGGCGCCCTGGTCAAACCGGACAAGGGGACCATCCAGCTGGTCGCACCGGAACCGGAGCCAGAACCGCCAACAGCTGACAAGCTGAACGTGGACGACTACGTCGGCGACGCCGCCGACCGCACCGGGTTCAGTGGCCTCGAGGCCGTCGACGAGGTGACCATGGTGGCCGTTCCGGACCTCCTGGCCGCCTACGAGCAAGGCGCCATCGATCTGGAAACGGTCAAAGCCGTCCAGCTTGCCGTCATTGCTCATTGCGAGCTGATGGGGGACCGGATCGCCATCATCGATCCGCCGCCCAATCTCAACGCCCAGCAGATCAAGAACTGGCGCATGGACGGCGGCGGCTACGACTCCAAGTTCGCGGCACTCTACTGGCCATGGGTGAAAGCGTTCGACCCCAGCACGGGAACAAACCGGTTCATCCCGCCGTCGGGCCACATGGCCGGCGTCTGGGCCCGCAACGATGACACCCGGGGCGTCCACAAGGCGCCCGCCAACGAGGTGATTCGCGGCGTCACCAGCCTGCAGACCCAGATCACCAAAACCGAACAGGAACTGCTGAACCCCATCGGCGTCAACTGCATCCGCACCTTTCCGGGCCGCGGCATCCGTGTCTGGGGAGCGCGCACCATGTCCAGCGACGCCGAATGGCGGTACCTGAACGTCCGGCGCCTCTTCAACTACCTGGAGGAGTCCATCCTGCAGGGCACCCAGTGGGCGGTCTTCGAGCCGAACGACCCTGCGCTGTGGGCGCGCATACGCCGGACCGTCAGCGCCTTCCTGACTAACGAATGGCGCAAGGGCGCCCTCTTTGGACTCACACCCGAACAGGCGTTCTTCGTCAAGTGCGACGAAGAGACCAACCCGGCAGAAGGCATCGACGCCGGACAGGTGGTCTGCCAGATCGGCGTGGCCCCGGTGAAACCGGCCGAGTTCGTCATTTTCCAGTTGTCCCAGTTCTCCGGCGGCACCAGCCTCGTGAGCGAGTAA
- a CDS encoding phage tail protein, translating to MALGDFDNSSANGFTVTIDGIEVPRVIEVSGLKTEVDKIELKQQTKDGKYVVRQLIGRPKAGELTVTRGLTESKTVTDWLKKVMEGDVAGARKTAAVSLLDYKGETLKTYNFVNCWVKSVELNSLKAGATEQATEKFVICYDESTIS from the coding sequence ATGGCCCTCGGCGATTTTGACAACTCATCAGCGAATGGATTCACGGTCACGATTGACGGCATTGAAGTGCCGAGGGTGATCGAGGTGAGCGGCCTCAAGACCGAGGTCGACAAGATCGAACTGAAGCAGCAGACGAAGGACGGCAAATACGTCGTCCGGCAGCTCATCGGCCGGCCGAAAGCGGGGGAACTGACGGTCACCAGGGGACTGACCGAAAGCAAAACCGTGACCGACTGGCTCAAGAAGGTCATGGAGGGGGACGTTGCCGGGGCACGCAAGACTGCCGCCGTCTCACTCCTGGACTACAAGGGCGAGACGCTGAAAACCTACAACTTCGTCAATTGCTGGGTGAAGAGCGTCGAACTGAATTCCCTGAAGGCCGGCGCCACTGAGCAGGCCACGGAAAAATTTGTCATCTGCTACGACGAATCCACCATCTCGTGA
- a CDS encoding DUF6760 family protein translates to MTYAPDRIYEEVSYVAYHFHWPLDDILDLEHGQRLRYVREIAAINTRLSQER, encoded by the coding sequence ATGACGTACGCGCCGGACCGGATCTACGAGGAGGTGTCGTACGTGGCCTATCACTTCCACTGGCCCCTCGATGACATCCTGGATCTGGAACACGGACAACGGCTTCGCTATGTCCGCGAGATCGCGGCAATCAACACGCGACTGTCCCAGGAGCGGTGA
- a CDS encoding phage tail protein, with translation MLEDVDTAVSVRYTVALDNLDLGTFTTCEGLGCEVVIESREEGGNNSFIWQLPTRLKYPNITLSRPLGRDTEKIAKWFADMASGYTRCTGIIEAMTGNGRKIAGWELYDVVPVRWKGPSLNPDQPKVVMETLEIAHHGFVSKTR, from the coding sequence ATGTTGGAGGATGTGGATACGGCGGTCAGCGTCCGCTACACCGTGGCGCTGGACAATCTGGATCTCGGAACCTTCACCACCTGCGAAGGATTGGGCTGTGAGGTAGTGATCGAGTCCCGTGAAGAAGGAGGCAACAACTCCTTCATCTGGCAATTGCCCACGCGGCTCAAATATCCCAACATCACGTTGAGCCGGCCGCTCGGGCGGGACACCGAAAAGATTGCCAAGTGGTTCGCCGACATGGCCTCCGGCTACACCCGGTGCACGGGCATCATCGAGGCGATGACCGGCAACGGCCGGAAGATCGCCGGCTGGGAGCTCTACGACGTCGTCCCGGTGCGGTGGAAGGGCCCGTCACTGAACCCTGACCAGCCGAAGGTCGTCATGGAGACGCTGGAGATCGCCCACCATGGCTTTGTTTCAAAGACACGCTAG
- a CDS encoding peptidase M23, which produces MTTSAVAGRASSTAAAPAAGASAAGPAGAGGEAALKLSHAYLELFEPSKDGSLDKAGPLLGRIDFQFNPKELTLGKAASWTRHTAKGNKKAGPPQYNGPMPSKLSLEMFFDASAKQDDAVVKRVEKLFSCCTPTPASLKQNKGSPPWVLFRWGQLTGSLSYIASVQVKYTLFTAAGVPVRATCTVALEEIAGDPPKQNPTSGGLVPRRVHVLIEGETLAGIAYNEYGNASLWRAVAAANRIDDPMRLRSGTSVLLPAVNELPSVALRDGPAQGREVLRGAW; this is translated from the coding sequence GTGACTACGAGCGCGGTAGCAGGCAGGGCGTCGAGCACCGCCGCCGCGCCCGCGGCGGGAGCCAGCGCGGCCGGCCCTGCAGGCGCCGGCGGAGAGGCGGCACTGAAGCTCTCCCACGCCTACCTGGAACTGTTCGAACCATCAAAAGACGGCTCGCTGGACAAGGCCGGACCGCTGCTGGGGAGGATCGACTTTCAGTTCAACCCGAAGGAGCTGACGCTGGGCAAGGCGGCGTCCTGGACCCGGCATACTGCCAAGGGCAACAAGAAGGCGGGGCCGCCGCAGTACAACGGGCCGATGCCTTCCAAGCTCTCCCTGGAGATGTTCTTTGACGCTTCAGCGAAGCAGGACGACGCGGTGGTCAAACGGGTGGAAAAGCTATTTTCCTGTTGCACCCCAACCCCTGCGTCCCTGAAGCAGAACAAGGGGTCTCCGCCATGGGTGCTCTTCCGCTGGGGGCAGCTGACGGGATCGCTGTCCTACATCGCCAGCGTGCAAGTCAAGTACACCCTCTTCACTGCCGCAGGGGTCCCGGTGCGCGCCACTTGTACCGTGGCGCTTGAAGAGATAGCGGGTGATCCGCCGAAGCAGAACCCGACGTCCGGCGGCCTGGTGCCGCGACGCGTGCATGTCCTCATTGAGGGCGAAACCCTAGCCGGCATCGCCTACAACGAATACGGAAACGCGTCGTTATGGCGGGCGGTCGCGGCCGCCAACCGCATCGACGATCCGATGCGGTTGCGCTCCGGCACCTCCGTGTTGCTGCCCGCAGTCAATGAGCTGCCCTCCGTGGCATTGCGGGATGGCCCCGCCCAGGGGCGGGAGGTGCTCCGTGGCGCATGGTGA
- a CDS encoding VgrG-related protein produces MLLVEVAGQPLPPDIAARLVSGYVDDSSNVPDLFLLRFSDEYSTVLDKGGISIGAPVKLFVQQSGPGGPAPLLSGEVTALETEMDHDGLYTIVRGLDHSHRLFRGRRVEAYLQSTAADIVRKVARRAGIQAGTIDAKGPVLQHVAQDGISDWDFLHRLAVEAGVVLSVSGGALHFTASTDAATAPPDAGGARNEPLVLQRGVNLVSLRGTVTSADQVPDVEVRGWDVAAKRAIVAVAPAKTRSAKLPEVTPGALAKKFDSPRYVAPATAFDQAAQCDATAAAIASRLSGAFAELEGVARGNPKLRAGAAVTLNGAGKPFDGSYTLSSSRHDFSPDTGYLTTFAVSHESERSLYGVAAGADSRAPVPGVVNAVVTAAKDPENQGRVKVKFPVLSDTYESWWARTVQAGAGASRGAVVLPEVGDEVLVAFGHGSFQQPFVLGGLFNGKDKPDKPWSDHVGSTDGAVQRRAFVSRTGMLVEFLESPDGEQLTVSTNGGKQKVSLVQKPDAKIEILSEGPVNITARKDVSVTTSTGEVVIKGKNVTVEAAAGLDLKGATVTITGSGSAEVKAPSVKVAGDATAELSGGATTTVKGGLVRIN; encoded by the coding sequence ATGTTGCTGGTGGAAGTCGCCGGGCAGCCGCTTCCGCCAGACATTGCCGCGCGGCTGGTATCCGGCTACGTCGATGACAGCAGCAATGTTCCGGATCTTTTCCTGCTCCGCTTCAGCGACGAGTACTCCACCGTGCTGGACAAGGGCGGGATCAGCATCGGGGCGCCCGTCAAGCTGTTCGTTCAACAAAGCGGCCCCGGAGGCCCCGCGCCGCTACTGTCCGGCGAAGTCACTGCCCTCGAAACGGAAATGGACCACGACGGCCTGTACACAATCGTCCGGGGCCTGGACCATTCCCACCGCCTGTTCAGGGGACGCCGCGTTGAGGCCTACCTGCAGAGCACCGCGGCGGACATTGTCCGCAAGGTGGCCCGGCGCGCCGGAATCCAGGCCGGCACGATCGACGCCAAAGGACCGGTGCTGCAGCACGTCGCACAAGACGGCATCAGCGACTGGGACTTCCTGCACAGGCTGGCCGTCGAGGCCGGTGTGGTGCTTTCCGTGTCCGGCGGCGCGCTGCACTTCACCGCGTCGACGGATGCGGCAACAGCCCCGCCGGATGCCGGCGGGGCAAGGAACGAGCCGCTTGTGCTCCAACGGGGAGTGAACCTCGTGTCGTTGCGGGGAACTGTCACCTCCGCTGATCAGGTCCCCGACGTCGAGGTCAGGGGCTGGGACGTCGCGGCGAAGCGGGCGATTGTCGCCGTCGCGCCGGCAAAGACCCGCAGCGCCAAGCTGCCGGAGGTGACTCCCGGTGCCCTTGCCAAGAAGTTCGACAGCCCCCGGTACGTGGCTCCGGCTACGGCCTTCGACCAGGCGGCACAGTGCGACGCCACCGCAGCGGCCATCGCTTCCCGCCTGAGCGGGGCGTTCGCTGAACTGGAAGGCGTCGCCCGCGGAAACCCCAAGCTGCGGGCCGGAGCTGCCGTCACCCTGAACGGGGCCGGGAAGCCCTTTGACGGAAGCTACACGCTGAGCTCCTCCCGGCACGACTTCAGCCCCGACACGGGATACCTCACCACGTTCGCCGTGAGCCACGAGTCCGAGCGTTCACTCTACGGAGTCGCCGCCGGGGCGGACAGCAGGGCTCCGGTTCCCGGCGTCGTCAATGCCGTGGTGACCGCCGCGAAGGATCCGGAGAACCAGGGCAGGGTCAAAGTGAAGTTCCCGGTCCTGTCCGACACCTACGAGAGCTGGTGGGCGCGCACCGTCCAGGCCGGAGCCGGCGCCTCGCGCGGCGCCGTCGTCCTCCCCGAAGTCGGTGACGAGGTCCTTGTGGCCTTCGGCCACGGGAGCTTCCAGCAGCCGTTCGTGCTCGGCGGCCTGTTCAACGGCAAGGACAAGCCGGACAAACCCTGGTCGGACCACGTCGGTTCCACCGACGGCGCGGTGCAGCGCCGCGCGTTTGTCTCCCGCACGGGGATGCTGGTGGAGTTCCTGGAATCGCCCGACGGCGAACAACTCACCGTGAGCACCAACGGCGGCAAGCAAAAAGTCTCGCTCGTGCAGAAACCGGACGCGAAGATCGAAATCCTGTCCGAGGGCCCCGTGAACATCACGGCCAGGAAGGACGTTTCGGTGACAACGTCTACGGGTGAGGTGGTCATCAAGGGCAAGAACGTGACCGTGGAAGCCGCCGCAGGCCTTGACCTGAAGGGCGCCACGGTGACGATCACGGGCAGCGGCTCGGCCGAAGTGAAGGCACCGAGCGTCAAGGTGGCTGGCGACGCAACGGCCGAGCTGTCCGGCGGCGCCACCACCACGGTCAAGGGCGGCCTGGTCCGCATCAACTGA
- a CDS encoding GPW/gp25 family protein, giving the protein MGQEFIGAGWAFPLRTDRTGSIALVHDQREIEESIHLILATSPGERPMRPEFGCAVHDYVFAPADAATAGDIAYAVRVALDRWEPRIDVEKVLVHFDGAGDGVLLIDVQYTVRGTNDPRNLVFPFYVIPRTGEEAAS; this is encoded by the coding sequence GTGGGACAGGAATTCATCGGAGCCGGCTGGGCTTTCCCGCTGCGCACTGACCGGACCGGCAGCATCGCCCTCGTTCATGACCAGCGCGAGATTGAGGAGAGCATCCACCTCATCCTGGCGACCTCTCCGGGTGAGCGGCCGATGCGCCCGGAATTCGGCTGCGCGGTCCATGACTATGTTTTCGCACCCGCAGACGCGGCAACAGCCGGCGACATCGCCTACGCGGTCCGGGTGGCGCTCGACCGCTGGGAACCCCGGATCGACGTCGAAAAGGTGCTGGTCCATTTTGACGGGGCCGGCGACGGAGTGCTGCTGATCGATGTGCAGTACACCGTCCGGGGAACAAACGACCCCCGGAACCTTGTCTTTCCCTTCTACGTCATTCCGCGCACCGGCGAGGAGGCCGCTTCCTAA
- a CDS encoding putative baseplate assembly protein: MLPSPNLDDRRFQDLVDDAKRMVAQYCPEWTDHNVSDPGVTLIESFAFMVDQLFYRLNRVPDRLYIAFLELLGVTLHPPTAASVELLMWLSAPQPDTVVIPQGTEVSTRRTESDEAVVFSTTRDLAVPPRRLAHVLTQGRGGVPVLHSEALHGDGDFACFGTPPLPGDSLLLGLNDQAPSCAVALRFACEVRGVGVNPRNPPLVWEAWDGNGWASCELDSDGTGGLNRPGDVIIHVPHTHTASLMGGVRAGWLRCRVVDPKDGYPPYSASPTVRSASAFTIGGSVPGVHAETIADEVIGMSEGVPGQSFELGRHPVVPGGEPFVVEIASGSGWDTWTEVDSFAGCGPEDRVVAIDRTAGLVHFPPAVREPDGSLRHYGAVPPAGSPVRVPQYRTGGGPAGNVAARALSVLRSSIPFVNSVENRRAAHGGVAPETIEQAKLRGPLALRTRDRAITAEDYEQLAKRAAPDIARVRCIPANGPDEAGGVRVLVVPAAVPDKDQRLTFEDLVPDAQTLSVVAAYLDARRPVGTRVVVEPPYYRGVTVVAQLTTRPRVSREALKRNALRALYEYFDPIRGGPDGEGWPFGRPVQAGEVHAVLQRLAGTEIVDEVLVFAADPVTGRRGEPQQRVELERNALVFSFDHRVRVTEGV, encoded by the coding sequence ATGCTCCCATCACCCAACCTCGATGACCGCCGGTTCCAGGACCTTGTGGACGACGCCAAACGCATGGTCGCGCAGTATTGCCCGGAGTGGACCGACCACAATGTCTCCGATCCCGGCGTCACCCTGATCGAATCTTTCGCGTTTATGGTTGATCAGCTCTTCTACCGGCTCAACCGCGTACCCGACCGCCTGTACATCGCATTCCTGGAGCTCCTCGGCGTCACGCTGCACCCGCCGACCGCCGCCTCAGTTGAGCTGCTGATGTGGCTGTCAGCACCGCAGCCGGACACCGTCGTCATTCCGCAAGGAACAGAGGTGTCGACCCGGCGCACCGAATCGGACGAGGCAGTGGTCTTCTCTACGACGCGGGACCTGGCCGTGCCGCCCAGACGGCTAGCGCACGTTTTGACGCAGGGCCGCGGCGGAGTCCCGGTGCTCCATTCCGAGGCTTTGCACGGGGACGGGGACTTCGCCTGCTTCGGCACGCCGCCGCTGCCGGGGGACTCGCTGCTGTTGGGGCTGAACGATCAGGCGCCCTCCTGCGCGGTGGCCCTGCGGTTCGCGTGCGAGGTCCGAGGCGTGGGCGTTAACCCCCGCAACCCGCCGCTGGTCTGGGAGGCCTGGGATGGAAACGGCTGGGCGTCCTGCGAGCTGGACAGCGACGGGACCGGCGGCCTCAACCGGCCGGGCGACGTGATCATCCATGTGCCGCACACGCACACGGCCTCGCTGATGGGGGGAGTACGAGCGGGCTGGCTGCGATGCCGCGTGGTGGATCCGAAGGACGGCTACCCGCCCTACAGTGCGTCCCCCACCGTGCGTTCCGCGAGCGCTTTCACTATCGGCGGGTCTGTTCCCGGCGTCCATGCAGAGACGATTGCCGATGAGGTTATCGGGATGTCTGAAGGTGTCCCGGGACAGTCTTTTGAACTGGGGCGTCACCCCGTAGTTCCCGGCGGCGAGCCGTTCGTGGTGGAGATCGCCTCCGGCTCCGGCTGGGATACGTGGACCGAGGTGGACTCGTTCGCAGGATGCGGTCCTGAGGACCGGGTCGTTGCCATCGACCGTACGGCCGGCCTGGTCCATTTCCCGCCGGCGGTGCGGGAGCCCGACGGCTCACTGCGCCATTACGGTGCCGTCCCGCCTGCCGGCAGCCCAGTCAGGGTTCCGCAGTACCGCACGGGCGGGGGACCGGCGGGTAACGTTGCTGCCAGGGCGCTTTCAGTGCTGCGATCCAGCATTCCCTTTGTCAACAGCGTTGAGAACCGCCGTGCCGCCCACGGCGGGGTGGCTCCGGAAACCATCGAACAGGCCAAGCTCCGGGGGCCCCTTGCGCTGCGGACCCGCGACCGGGCCATCACGGCCGAAGATTACGAACAACTGGCGAAGCGCGCCGCCCCGGATATTGCCAGGGTCCGGTGCATCCCGGCCAACGGTCCCGACGAAGCTGGCGGAGTCAGGGTGCTGGTGGTTCCGGCGGCCGTCCCGGACAAAGATCAGCGGTTGACCTTCGAGGATTTGGTGCCGGACGCACAGACGCTCTCTGTGGTCGCAGCGTATCTGGACGCACGCCGTCCGGTGGGTACCAGGGTCGTGGTGGAACCGCCGTACTACCGCGGGGTTACCGTCGTCGCCCAACTCACAACGCGGCCCAGGGTGTCGCGCGAGGCGCTGAAACGTAACGCGCTACGGGCGCTCTACGAGTATTTTGATCCAATCCGGGGCGGTCCGGACGGCGAAGGATGGCCGTTCGGCCGTCCTGTGCAGGCCGGCGAAGTGCATGCGGTGCTCCAGCGGCTCGCCGGAACCGAAATCGTGGACGAAGTGCTCGTGTTCGCTGCCGACCCCGTCACGGGCCGGCGCGGTGAGCCACAGCAACGCGTTGAACTGGAACGGAATGCGTTGGTGTTCTCCTTTGACCACCGTGTCCGGGTGACGGAAGGGGTCTGA
- a CDS encoding phage tail protein I, with protein sequence MRGMVEGLPSAVPLAAGLPAVLQEDAFLQRFLLAFDDALAPVFTTLDGLDSYLNPSLAPEDFLNWLADWVGVRLDESWSTARRRDVVAHAAAIHRRRGTVAGVADAVRLAVGGVVGVEVEDNGGTTWSSTPGAALPGRSAAMLHIRVYAAAREDVNIRRLEGIVNAVKPAHVPHTLEIVPVVAPDAHDS encoded by the coding sequence ATGCGGGGCATGGTGGAGGGGCTGCCCAGCGCGGTGCCGCTGGCCGCCGGCCTGCCGGCCGTGCTGCAGGAAGACGCCTTCCTGCAGCGGTTCCTGCTCGCCTTCGACGACGCCCTAGCGCCGGTATTTACCACTCTGGACGGCCTCGACTCCTACCTCAATCCCAGCCTGGCTCCCGAAGACTTCCTGAATTGGCTGGCCGATTGGGTGGGGGTACGCCTGGACGAGTCATGGTCCACGGCACGGCGCCGCGACGTGGTGGCGCACGCGGCAGCAATCCACCGGCGACGGGGCACCGTTGCAGGGGTCGCCGACGCAGTCAGGCTCGCCGTCGGAGGTGTGGTGGGCGTCGAAGTTGAAGATAACGGCGGCACCACCTGGTCCTCGACGCCGGGCGCGGCATTGCCGGGCCGGTCCGCTGCGATGCTGCACATACGGGTTTACGCTGCTGCCCGGGAGGACGTGAACATCCGGCGCCTTGAGGGCATTGTCAATGCCGTGAAGCCCGCGCATGTTCCCCATACCTTGGAGATCGTGCCCGTGGTTGCCCCCGACGCACACGATTCCTGA